In a single window of the Arthrobacter sp. StoSoilA2 genome:
- a CDS encoding PucR family transcriptional regulator codes for MPILLGQALERESLKAAEPRLLNSVADALTRPVRWVHSSEVLDIAPLLSGGELLLSGGQALALESSGRQAEYVRELAARGIAALALETGPALPQVPAGMLEAAEAAGLPVIELRHVVPFVAVMQEINSLLVSESVEQLQRGDQTSHAMAAELAHGGGLDQLLAVLAERTGASARLVSPSGLTLGSAAGSAAGSAPGSAPPVEDRGLITVDVPVRGVLAARLELRVPDDGDSGLARVAGERSVDILGLALLQRMPPGLKELAGIELMRAINSGSQSWQLQQLGPASGFPANGPVAALVIRSTGAGHLRSALDSLLRANVPHSASYADNAELIALASVGDGAATRAALMDALRALETPAGSAIALGPVGKGIDEAPWSLAEARRTLDLDLAEGGVVDAEAFAVERLAEEHLDSATREGFVQRQLGAVVEHDQLRRSELLRTLTVWLDTGCNTAQAARELHLERQSMHHRLQRIFELCGGDPRGTGRLAALHVAARLARLQNL; via the coding sequence ATGCCTATCCTTCTGGGCCAGGCCTTGGAACGTGAAAGCCTCAAAGCCGCTGAGCCACGCCTGCTTAATTCAGTGGCGGACGCCCTGACCCGCCCCGTCCGATGGGTGCACTCCAGCGAGGTTTTGGACATTGCTCCGCTCCTCAGCGGTGGCGAACTGCTCCTCAGCGGTGGCCAGGCGCTTGCCCTTGAGAGCTCCGGGCGGCAAGCCGAATACGTCCGGGAACTCGCGGCACGCGGGATTGCGGCACTGGCACTGGAGACGGGCCCGGCCCTGCCCCAGGTGCCGGCCGGCATGCTGGAAGCCGCCGAAGCCGCAGGCCTACCCGTTATTGAATTGCGTCACGTTGTACCGTTCGTCGCCGTCATGCAGGAGATCAACTCACTCCTGGTCAGCGAGTCCGTCGAACAGCTTCAACGCGGCGACCAAACCAGCCACGCGATGGCCGCCGAACTCGCCCATGGCGGCGGACTTGACCAACTTCTGGCTGTCCTGGCGGAAAGGACGGGTGCCAGCGCGCGGTTGGTATCGCCGTCGGGCCTTACCCTGGGTTCGGCAGCAGGCTCCGCAGCAGGTTCCGCACCAGGCTCAGCGCCGCCGGTGGAGGACCGCGGGCTCATCACAGTTGATGTGCCTGTGCGTGGCGTCCTCGCCGCCCGCTTGGAGCTGCGAGTGCCCGACGACGGCGACAGCGGCCTCGCGCGCGTGGCGGGAGAGCGGTCCGTGGACATTCTTGGCCTGGCCCTGTTGCAGCGGATGCCGCCGGGATTGAAGGAATTGGCGGGCATCGAACTGATGCGGGCCATCAATTCCGGGAGCCAATCGTGGCAGCTCCAGCAGCTCGGGCCGGCGTCGGGTTTTCCCGCCAATGGCCCTGTTGCTGCGCTGGTGATCCGCTCCACGGGTGCCGGGCATCTCCGCTCGGCCTTGGATTCATTGCTGCGTGCGAACGTGCCGCACAGCGCCAGCTATGCAGATAATGCGGAGCTGATCGCACTCGCGTCCGTTGGCGATGGCGCTGCGACCCGGGCTGCCTTGATGGACGCGCTCAGGGCATTGGAGACGCCGGCCGGTTCAGCGATAGCGCTTGGCCCGGTGGGCAAGGGGATCGATGAGGCCCCGTGGTCGCTGGCCGAGGCTCGCCGGACCTTGGACCTGGATTTGGCGGAAGGTGGCGTGGTGGATGCTGAAGCTTTCGCCGTGGAACGCCTCGCCGAGGAACATCTGGACTCAGCCACCCGGGAAGGGTTCGTTCAGCGGCAGCTGGGGGCCGTCGTCGAGCATGACCAACTGCGGCGATCCGAGCTCCTCCGGACGCTGACCGTCTGGCTGGACACCGGCTGCAACACAGCCCAGGCCGCACGCGAACTGCACCTGGAACGGCAGTCCATGCACCATAGGCTGCAGCGGATCTTCGAGCTGTGCGGGGGAGATCCGCGTGGAACGGGACGGCTCGCGGCCCTGCATGTGGCTGCGCGGTTGGCTCGCCTGCAGAACCTTTAA
- a CDS encoding cytosine permease yields the protein MQDNLSPASPQPGASQPGASQSGSSQSVPATAPAHDSEAWLQPIPESDRTRKVSGQFWIWAGANLAPINWVLGALGIHLGLGFADTVFVLVLGNLIGMLLFGCFVLLGQKTSATGMVLARAAFGRRGNYLPAAIQALLVIGWCAVNTWIILDLVMALFGTLGWVDPTEKNYAWKIGVATVIMAAQVAIAWFGYKAIAAFEKWTVPPTIIILAVMSAVAWFGMKIDWGYAGPAGNILEGSERIAAMSAVMTAIGIGWGITWFTYAADYSRFVSTSVPKRKVYLASVLGQFIPVVWLGVLGASLATNSGEIDPGKLIVQNFGVLALPVLLMVLHGPIATNILNIYTFSVATQALDININRRKLNLFVGVFSLLAVVFFIFQEDFASVLDAWLIGLVAWVAAWGGVMLVHYFWLEKRWPGKVERLFDGVGTRRLPVINWAGIVSLLVGIFCTWLFMYGLIPVMQGPIAVALGGWDLSWLAGGLTSAAAYAILGPRAHRKYVLADENHVSASASAASATPVVPERTTA from the coding sequence ATGCAAGACAACCTCTCCCCTGCCTCACCCCAGCCAGGCGCATCGCAGCCAGGCGCATCGCAGTCAGGCTCATCGCAGTCAGTTCCGGCAACGGCGCCGGCCCATGACAGCGAAGCCTGGCTGCAGCCCATCCCCGAGTCAGACCGCACGCGCAAGGTCTCGGGCCAGTTCTGGATCTGGGCCGGCGCCAACCTTGCCCCTATCAACTGGGTGCTGGGCGCACTCGGAATCCACCTCGGCCTCGGCTTCGCCGATACTGTGTTTGTGCTCGTCCTCGGCAACCTCATCGGCATGCTGCTGTTTGGCTGCTTCGTCCTCCTCGGCCAAAAGACCAGTGCCACCGGCATGGTGCTTGCCCGGGCCGCGTTCGGCCGTCGCGGCAACTATCTCCCCGCCGCCATCCAGGCTCTCCTGGTCATCGGCTGGTGCGCGGTCAATACATGGATCATCCTGGACCTGGTCATGGCGCTCTTCGGAACGCTGGGCTGGGTGGACCCCACTGAAAAGAACTACGCCTGGAAGATCGGCGTGGCCACCGTCATCATGGCCGCCCAGGTTGCCATCGCCTGGTTCGGTTACAAGGCCATCGCCGCTTTTGAAAAGTGGACCGTTCCGCCCACCATCATCATCCTGGCCGTCATGTCCGCCGTGGCATGGTTCGGTATGAAGATCGACTGGGGTTACGCAGGTCCGGCCGGCAACATTCTTGAAGGATCCGAGCGGATCGCGGCGATGAGTGCGGTCATGACTGCCATCGGCATCGGCTGGGGCATCACCTGGTTCACCTACGCCGCGGATTACTCGCGCTTTGTCAGCACCTCGGTTCCCAAGCGCAAGGTCTACCTGGCCTCGGTCCTTGGCCAGTTCATTCCCGTGGTCTGGCTCGGTGTCCTCGGCGCGAGCCTTGCGACAAACAGCGGCGAGATCGACCCCGGCAAGCTGATCGTCCAGAACTTCGGAGTCCTTGCCCTTCCCGTCCTCCTCATGGTGTTGCATGGCCCCATCGCCACCAACATCTTGAACATCTACACCTTCTCCGTGGCCACGCAGGCCCTGGATATCAACATCAATCGTCGCAAGCTCAACCTGTTCGTGGGCGTCTTCTCGCTCCTCGCCGTGGTGTTCTTCATCTTCCAGGAGGACTTCGCCTCCGTACTGGACGCCTGGCTGATCGGCCTCGTGGCGTGGGTAGCTGCCTGGGGCGGCGTCATGTTGGTGCACTATTTCTGGCTGGAGAAGCGTTGGCCGGGCAAGGTGGAACGGCTCTTCGACGGCGTCGGCACACGCCGCCTCCCCGTGATCAACTGGGCCGGCATCGTCTCCCTGTTGGTCGGCATCTTCTGCACCTGGCTGTTCATGTACGGGCTGATACCCGTAATGCAAGGCCCCATCGCCGTGGCACTTGGTGGCTGGGATCTCTCGTGGCTGGCCGGCGGACTTACCAGCGCAGCAGCTTACGCAATCCTCGGCCCGCGGGCGCACCGGAAATACGTCCTCGCGGACGAAAACCACGTCTCCGCCAGTGCGTCGGCCGCATCAGCTACTCCCGTCGTTCCCGAAAGGACCACAGCATGA
- a CDS encoding polysaccharide deacetylase — translation MSQPAFADSLHPITWPEGFKAAASFTFDVDAESCTIAHDPSSTRRMSLMSHQSYGPKIAVPRLLQILDRQGIKGTFFIPGFTAESYPDVVRKIADGGHEIAHHGYLHEPMQGIDAATEASYLDRGLEALANVAGVRPVGYRAPWWELNWQSPALLADRGFLYDSSLLDGDAPYRMSVAGDDPRDIVEIPVDWALDDWEQYAFYPGITGSGVIESPAKALEMWTLEAQAHHAQGSCFVLTNHPFISGRPSRAVALEQLIERVKGLEGMWVTTLAEIAQHTKDTVQEIHTHARIDVPLFPGAGASFRPAQVRVPSLR, via the coding sequence ATGAGCCAGCCCGCCTTCGCGGACTCCCTGCACCCGATCACCTGGCCAGAGGGCTTCAAGGCCGCCGCGTCCTTCACCTTCGACGTCGATGCCGAGTCCTGCACCATCGCCCACGATCCGTCCAGCACCCGGCGCATGTCCCTCATGAGCCACCAGTCCTATGGCCCAAAGATCGCAGTCCCGCGGCTCCTTCAGATCCTTGATCGCCAGGGCATCAAGGGAACGTTCTTCATCCCCGGCTTCACGGCGGAGAGCTACCCGGACGTGGTGCGCAAGATCGCTGACGGTGGGCACGAAATCGCCCACCATGGCTACCTTCACGAGCCCATGCAGGGAATCGACGCCGCAACCGAAGCCAGTTACCTGGACCGCGGCCTGGAGGCTCTCGCCAATGTCGCCGGTGTTCGGCCCGTGGGCTACCGGGCTCCGTGGTGGGAGTTGAACTGGCAGTCTCCCGCGCTGCTCGCGGACCGCGGCTTCCTGTATGACTCAAGCCTTCTCGACGGCGATGCCCCCTACCGCATGTCAGTGGCCGGGGATGATCCCCGGGACATCGTGGAAATTCCTGTGGACTGGGCCCTGGACGACTGGGAGCAGTACGCGTTCTACCCCGGCATCACGGGCAGCGGGGTCATTGAAAGCCCGGCCAAAGCCTTGGAAATGTGGACGCTCGAGGCCCAGGCGCACCACGCCCAGGGCAGCTGCTTCGTCCTGACCAACCACCCGTTCATCTCCGGCAGGCCGTCCCGGGCCGTCGCGTTGGAGCAGCTGATCGAACGGGTCAAGGGCCTCGAAGGTATGTGGGTCACCACGCTTGCTGAGATCGCACAGCACACGAAGGACACGGTTCAGGAAATCCACACCCACGCCCGGATCGACGTCCCTTTGTTCCCAGGAGCCGGTGCTTCATTCCGTCCAGCCCAGGTGCGGGTACCCAGCCTCCGCTAG
- a CDS encoding DUF456 domain-containing protein, which translates to MNAELVVTILCGLAIAVGVAGTIIPVLPGSILIGASLLAWAIWGGAGTLGWVIFAIGMVFVVAGMAASAVLTGRKLKQHGIPNRSVLIGIVLGVVGMFVIPVIGLLVGFAVGLLLSEVQRTRDFRTAVRSSGAALKATGIGILVEFGLACAAASTWVIGVWLS; encoded by the coding sequence ATGAACGCCGAACTCGTTGTGACCATCCTCTGCGGCCTGGCTATTGCCGTGGGTGTGGCCGGAACCATCATCCCTGTCCTCCCGGGAAGCATCCTCATTGGGGCGAGCCTGCTCGCGTGGGCCATTTGGGGTGGTGCGGGAACGCTCGGCTGGGTGATCTTCGCCATCGGCATGGTGTTCGTGGTGGCAGGGATGGCCGCCAGTGCTGTGCTCACAGGGCGAAAGCTGAAACAGCATGGGATTCCCAACAGGTCTGTGCTGATTGGGATAGTCCTTGGCGTCGTGGGGATGTTCGTGATTCCAGTGATCGGGCTCCTGGTGGGGTTTGCCGTCGGGCTTTTGCTGAGCGAAGTCCAGCGGACCCGTGACTTCCGGACGGCCGTCCGCTCAAGCGGCGCCGCGCTGAAGGCCACCGGCATCGGGATTCTCGTGGAGTTCGGCCTCGCATGTGCCGCCGCGAGCACATGGGTCATCGGGGTGTGGCTGTCCTAG
- a CDS encoding NADP-dependent malic enzyme codes for MSIETIATDNDALVLSEEEIFAAHEGGKLTISSTVPLNNKRDLSIAYTPGVAQVSRAIHANPELARTHTWAERLVVVVSDGTAVLGLGNIGPSASLPVMEGKSALFKSFGDLDSIPLVLNTTNVDEIIETLVRLRPSFGAVNLEDISAPRCFELEERLIEALDCPVMHDDQHGTAVVVLAALTNAAKVTKRELSGLKVVVSGAGAAGIAIAEILLAVGIEDVILLDSKGVVNADRADLVADPGSVKARMAQRTNPRGVTGGPGEGLTGADVFVGVSSSKLDEEHLKLMNDQSIVFALSNPDPEVLPEVAQKYAAVVATGRSDFPNQINNVLAFPGIFRGALDAKARRITPAMKIAAARAIAELAEEDLSADYIVPSPLDARVAPAVTAAVAAAVTE; via the coding sequence GTGTCCATTGAGACAATCGCTACTGACAACGACGCCTTGGTATTGAGCGAAGAAGAGATCTTCGCAGCACACGAGGGCGGCAAGCTGACGATTTCCAGCACCGTTCCCCTGAACAACAAGCGTGACCTTTCCATCGCGTACACCCCGGGCGTCGCCCAGGTTAGCCGCGCAATCCACGCCAACCCCGAGCTTGCCCGCACCCACACCTGGGCTGAGCGCCTGGTTGTTGTCGTCAGCGACGGCACCGCCGTACTGGGCCTGGGCAACATCGGCCCCAGCGCTTCCCTCCCGGTCATGGAAGGAAAGTCTGCCCTCTTCAAGTCCTTCGGCGACCTCGACTCCATCCCGCTGGTTCTCAACACCACCAACGTGGACGAGATCATCGAGACCCTGGTCCGCCTCCGCCCGAGCTTCGGTGCAGTGAACCTCGAGGACATCTCCGCGCCGCGTTGCTTCGAACTCGAAGAGCGCCTCATCGAAGCACTCGACTGCCCCGTCATGCACGATGACCAGCACGGCACCGCCGTCGTGGTTCTCGCGGCCCTGACCAACGCTGCCAAGGTGACCAAGCGCGAACTTTCCGGCCTTAAAGTAGTTGTCTCGGGCGCAGGTGCCGCCGGCATTGCCATCGCCGAGATTCTTCTTGCTGTTGGCATCGAGGACGTCATCCTGCTCGACTCCAAGGGTGTGGTCAACGCTGACCGTGCCGACCTCGTGGCCGATCCCGGCAGCGTCAAGGCCCGCATGGCGCAGCGGACCAACCCCCGCGGCGTCACAGGTGGTCCCGGCGAGGGGCTGACCGGCGCCGACGTTTTCGTAGGCGTCTCCTCCTCCAAGCTGGACGAAGAGCACCTGAAGTTGATGAACGATCAGTCGATCGTGTTCGCGCTGTCCAACCCGGACCCCGAAGTACTCCCCGAGGTTGCCCAGAAGTACGCGGCAGTTGTCGCCACCGGCCGCAGCGACTTCCCGAACCAGATCAACAATGTGCTGGCCTTCCCCGGCATCTTCCGCGGCGCCCTCGACGCCAAGGCCCGCCGCATCACGCCGGCAATGAAGATCGCCGCTGCACGAGCCATCGCAGAGCTGGCCGAGGAAGACCTCTCCGCTGACTACATCGTGCCGAGCCCCCTGGACGCCCGTGTAGCACCGGCTGTCACCGCGGCAGTTGCCGCAGCCGTGACCGAGTAG
- a CDS encoding TetR/AcrR family transcriptional regulator, producing the protein MPEPFSLEPYSLDLTTGLPRMAAAPTTPRQLLRYARILKTASGFAQRQFDTLSLSDVAAKADVPLGTLYRYFPSTAHLMLAVYRQQLRELRDGVRQRKGKGHALSGLMMEIFHLRVMQPGVEHCLIRPAGKDSDTAQLLREIDLLSEEVVGSLSKEPGNDAPKARILLHLVSGLVQAVRCRRLSLFEAEKDLKKACSLMTGE; encoded by the coding sequence ATGCCCGAACCGTTTTCCCTGGAACCGTACTCCCTTGACCTGACGACGGGGTTGCCCCGTATGGCTGCCGCACCTACCACCCCGCGGCAGCTTTTGCGCTATGCCCGCATCCTGAAGACAGCCTCCGGCTTTGCGCAACGTCAATTCGACACCTTGAGTTTGTCGGACGTTGCCGCCAAAGCGGACGTTCCGCTGGGCACCCTCTACCGTTACTTTCCCTCTACGGCGCACCTCATGTTGGCCGTCTACCGGCAGCAGTTGCGCGAGCTTCGCGACGGCGTGCGCCAGAGGAAAGGCAAGGGCCATGCACTGTCAGGTTTGATGATGGAGATCTTCCACCTGAGGGTTATGCAGCCCGGCGTGGAGCACTGCCTCATCCGGCCTGCCGGCAAGGACAGCGATACCGCCCAGCTGCTGCGGGAGATTGACCTCTTGTCCGAAGAAGTTGTGGGTTCGTTGAGCAAAGAGCCCGGAAATGACGCACCGAAGGCCAGGATTCTGTTGCATCTGGTCAGTGGTCTGGTCCAGGCCGTCCGGTGTCGTCGCTTGTCGCTCTTTGAAGCCGAAAAGGACCTCAAGAAGGCATGCAGCCTCATGACGGGGGAATGA
- a CDS encoding VCBS repeat-containing protein: MGNFRRRMAAALLAAAVAAVALGPLPASAASNGPDPIVNGEAFVGKTLTAEIGPYTFYGCGGGKGPDFTVYWTRDGFLVAGETGRSYLLQQDDTGARMAVHLTASKTACGGETLHSDETGPVAAPNRASGFTGRSFELLARASDGSLMLYGRTGTAWDAARTVGWGWNVFNLVLSPGDFNGDGKGDAIAGDSAGTLYLYAGDGTGGWKPAQTIGKGWNIFDSIVSPGDFNGDGNNDILAREPGGALYLYPGNGSGGWLARTAVGQGWQVMDALLTPGDFNGDGKVDVLARDRSGYLYFYGGNGAGGWTRSWLIGVGWNALKAAGAAGDFDKDGFQDVYGVDQQGRLVIYYSDGRTGWRTSQSVGNGWGGFTAIF, encoded by the coding sequence ATGGGGAATTTTCGACGCCGGATGGCAGCAGCGCTGCTGGCCGCCGCTGTGGCGGCCGTGGCACTTGGCCCCCTGCCGGCGTCGGCGGCCAGCAACGGGCCGGACCCCATAGTCAATGGTGAAGCGTTTGTCGGCAAGACGCTAACAGCCGAAATAGGCCCGTACACCTTCTATGGTTGCGGCGGCGGCAAGGGCCCCGACTTCACTGTCTACTGGACAAGGGACGGCTTCCTGGTGGCGGGCGAAACCGGGCGCAGCTACCTCCTGCAGCAGGATGACACGGGCGCACGCATGGCTGTGCACCTGACCGCCAGCAAGACTGCCTGCGGGGGTGAAACCCTTCACAGCGACGAGACCGGACCCGTCGCTGCGCCCAACCGGGCCAGTGGTTTCACGGGCCGCAGCTTCGAACTCCTGGCACGCGCAAGTGACGGCTCGTTGATGTTGTACGGGCGGACAGGCACCGCTTGGGACGCCGCCCGCACCGTGGGCTGGGGGTGGAACGTCTTCAACCTTGTCCTTTCCCCCGGCGACTTCAACGGTGATGGCAAGGGTGACGCGATCGCAGGGGATTCGGCGGGGACGCTGTATCTCTACGCCGGCGACGGAACCGGTGGATGGAAGCCCGCCCAGACCATCGGCAAAGGCTGGAACATTTTCGACTCAATCGTCAGCCCTGGTGACTTCAACGGGGACGGCAACAACGACATTCTGGCCAGGGAACCCGGCGGCGCCCTGTATTTGTACCCGGGCAATGGTTCCGGAGGCTGGCTGGCGAGGACCGCCGTCGGGCAGGGCTGGCAGGTGATGGACGCCTTGCTGACGCCTGGCGATTTCAACGGCGACGGCAAGGTGGACGTGCTTGCCCGTGACCGCAGCGGCTACCTGTATTTCTACGGCGGCAACGGGGCGGGCGGTTGGACGCGGTCGTGGCTCATCGGTGTCGGCTGGAATGCCCTCAAAGCTGCGGGTGCCGCGGGTGACTTCGACAAGGATGGCTTCCAGGACGTTTACGGCGTGGACCAACAGGGCCGGCTGGTGATCTATTACAGCGATGGCCGGACCGGCTGGCGCACATCCCAGTCCGTGGGCAACGGATGGGGCGGTTTCACAGCAATCTTCTAG
- a CDS encoding VCBS repeat-containing protein, with the protein MNALSCRVSGVRRAVAGIAAALIAAVAFAPAPAMATMDPADPVVHGAPFVGSTLTLEIDPDSYRGCGKAAGPDYQIYWTRDGVRAGDHWEWWNYKLGEEDRGKTIAAHVAASQNGCEPQEVSSQETAPISASNRANGFTGRGAYEMLARRTDGTLMLYPRIGGAWEAPRTVGSGWNGFSTVLSPGDFNGDGTNDILAKDSSGRLFLYAGTGDGGFLAGRQVGSGWNSFTSIVSPGDFNGDGNNDILARDSGGLLYLYPGNGSGGWLNRSLAGSGWNVVNQIITPGDFDGDYNVDILARDSAGSLRLYKGNGSGGWAGMAVIGQGWNGMAAIGAAGDIDGNGNVDIYAVDGSGQLLAYYGDGDGGWNGAQTIGWGWGGFNALF; encoded by the coding sequence ATGAACGCTCTATCATGCCGTGTATCAGGCGTGCGCCGAGCGGTAGCCGGAATTGCGGCTGCGCTTATTGCCGCCGTCGCTTTCGCCCCGGCACCTGCCATGGCAACCATGGACCCCGCAGATCCCGTGGTTCACGGTGCGCCGTTTGTTGGCTCAACGCTCACGCTGGAGATCGATCCTGACTCTTACCGTGGCTGCGGCAAAGCGGCCGGCCCGGACTACCAGATTTACTGGACCCGCGACGGTGTTCGAGCCGGGGACCACTGGGAGTGGTGGAACTACAAGCTCGGCGAAGAAGACCGCGGCAAGACCATCGCCGCCCATGTCGCAGCCAGCCAAAACGGGTGTGAACCGCAGGAAGTCTCCAGCCAGGAAACAGCGCCCATCTCAGCATCCAACAGGGCCAACGGCTTCACCGGTCGGGGCGCCTATGAGATGCTGGCTCGCCGCACGGATGGCACCCTCATGCTGTATCCCCGGATTGGCGGCGCCTGGGAGGCCCCCCGGACCGTTGGTTCCGGCTGGAACGGGTTCAGCACGGTCCTCTCCCCCGGCGACTTTAACGGCGACGGCACCAACGACATCCTTGCGAAGGACTCCTCCGGAAGGCTCTTCCTCTACGCAGGTACTGGGGACGGCGGCTTCCTTGCCGGACGCCAAGTGGGCAGCGGATGGAACAGCTTTACGTCGATCGTCTCCCCCGGCGACTTCAACGGCGACGGCAACAACGACATCCTCGCCCGTGATTCCGGCGGACTGCTTTATCTCTACCCCGGCAACGGCAGCGGCGGCTGGCTGAACCGTTCACTGGCCGGCAGTGGTTGGAACGTGGTCAACCAGATCATCACGCCGGGCGACTTCGACGGCGACTACAACGTGGACATCCTGGCGAGGGACTCCGCCGGCAGCCTGCGCCTGTACAAGGGCAACGGCAGCGGCGGCTGGGCAGGCATGGCCGTGATCGGGCAAGGTTGGAACGGCATGGCAGCCATTGGCGCCGCCGGCGACATCGACGGTAACGGCAATGTGGACATCTATGCAGTGGACGGATCCGGCCAGCTGCTGGCCTACTACGGCGACGGCGACGGCGGCTGGAACGGCGCCCAAACCATTGGCTGGGGCTGGGGCGGTTTTAACGCCTTGTTCTAG
- a CDS encoding FG-GAP-like repeat-containing protein produces MTTFSSVRPAAFVHSVRSGFHILLAMLLCSALAIAVPPPRATAGGTIVPLPTVVTRTSAATAGPGSIVSLSFTLSGPAKEVGFTYVNEDTLEQATLYGPASQLSGPYSAQAKLPVDGSAFQRTGRYKLLSVNIMLPLGQGVIRYGRDGNIIFLSQGLEAPTQRPGALDGVDFAVNNPGFPLVDNPNIKPPTITGVARYDQVLTTDNGSWTQPPTGFAYQWLRNGQPIPGATLSNYRIAEADLDQTLSVRVTATRAGFRAVSASSLPLTPTSPITATAPTLQGKLIVGEKLTGVFNEGSVSGGTLGGPVIIRYEWVRNGTAISGATSKTYTLQAADRGAVVGFRAVVQAGNPVTATRPFTVFGRSVVRNKPHTTGFDAGASIDLFARDAAANLLLYPTDGAARWQAPRTIGLGWDVFDTAFNAGDFDGDGFNDVIAKDHDGSLFLYPGNGTGGWLPRKQIGWGWDVFDSIIAAGDFSGDGNNDVLARTPLGALVLYPGNGTGGFKSPGAVGQGWDALSEVFSPGDFDGDGNPDVLGRDSAGNLRLYGGNGNGGWTTARSIGTGWNVMSRIGGAGDFNGDGFYDVWAIDAGGQLNMYYGSGIGGWKGAGVVGWGWGGFTAVF; encoded by the coding sequence ATGACGACTTTTTCTTCCGTGCGCCCAGCGGCTTTTGTGCATTCGGTGCGGTCGGGTTTTCACATCCTTCTAGCCATGCTCCTCTGCTCTGCGCTGGCAATTGCAGTCCCGCCGCCCCGCGCTACAGCTGGGGGAACAATCGTCCCCCTTCCCACCGTGGTTACCCGGACGTCGGCGGCAACGGCGGGTCCCGGGAGCATTGTCTCCTTGTCCTTCACACTGAGCGGTCCCGCGAAGGAAGTAGGTTTCACGTACGTCAATGAGGACACCCTGGAGCAGGCCACCCTCTACGGACCTGCCAGCCAGCTGTCCGGGCCTTACAGCGCGCAAGCCAAACTGCCGGTGGACGGGAGCGCCTTCCAGCGAACCGGGCGCTACAAACTCCTCAGCGTCAACATCATGCTCCCCTTGGGCCAGGGGGTAATCCGCTACGGGCGCGATGGCAACATCATCTTCCTTTCGCAAGGACTGGAAGCACCAACACAGCGGCCAGGGGCCTTGGACGGCGTCGACTTCGCCGTCAACAATCCCGGCTTCCCACTGGTGGACAATCCAAATATCAAGCCACCAACCATCACAGGCGTGGCACGCTACGACCAAGTGCTGACCACGGACAACGGCTCCTGGACCCAACCGCCCACCGGCTTCGCCTACCAATGGCTGCGCAACGGCCAGCCGATCCCTGGAGCCACGCTCAGCAATTACCGCATCGCAGAAGCAGACCTTGACCAGACCCTGTCAGTACGGGTCACGGCCACAAGGGCAGGCTTCCGGGCTGTGTCGGCATCCTCGCTCCCACTGACGCCCACGTCACCCATCACAGCTACCGCTCCCACACTCCAAGGCAAGCTGATCGTCGGAGAGAAGCTCACCGGCGTCTTCAACGAGGGCAGCGTCTCCGGCGGGACACTCGGCGGCCCCGTCATCATCAGGTACGAATGGGTGCGCAACGGTACCGCGATCAGCGGTGCCACGTCGAAGACTTACACCCTTCAGGCAGCGGACCGTGGCGCCGTCGTCGGCTTCCGGGCAGTAGTCCAAGCGGGCAATCCAGTGACGGCCACGCGTCCGTTTACGGTTTTCGGCCGCTCCGTAGTTCGAAACAAACCGCACACAACAGGTTTCGACGCCGGGGCCTCCATTGACCTGTTCGCGCGCGATGCTGCGGCGAACCTGCTCCTGTACCCCACCGATGGCGCGGCCCGCTGGCAAGCTCCGCGGACCATCGGCCTTGGTTGGGACGTGTTCGATACCGCCTTCAACGCGGGCGACTTTGACGGAGACGGTTTCAACGACGTCATCGCAAAGGACCACGATGGATCGCTGTTCCTGTACCCGGGCAACGGAACCGGCGGCTGGCTTCCACGCAAGCAGATCGGCTGGGGATGGGACGTCTTCGATTCGATCATCGCCGCAGGCGACTTCTCGGGCGATGGCAACAACGATGTCCTTGCCCGCACGCCTTTGGGCGCCCTGGTGCTCTACCCCGGCAACGGGACGGGCGGCTTCAAATCCCCTGGCGCCGTAGGCCAAGGGTGGGACGCCCTCAGCGAGGTCTTCTCGCCCGGCGACTTCGACGGTGACGGCAACCCTGATGTCCTGGGCCGTGACAGCGCAGGAAACCTACGGCTCTACGGTGGCAACGGCAACGGCGGATGGACCACTGCCCGGTCCATCGGCACAGGCTGGAACGTCATGTCACGCATTGGTGGGGCCGGAGATTTCAACGGAGACGGCTTCTACGACGTTTGGGCCATCGACGCCGGCGGCCAACTGAACATGTACTACGGCAGCGGCATCGGTGGATGGAAAGGCGCCGGTGTCGTTGGCTGGGGCTGGGGCGGGTTCACGGCGGTTTTCTAA